The proteins below are encoded in one region of Sinorhizobium meliloti:
- a CDS encoding transporter substrate-binding domain-containing protein, translating to MISKFTVAASFVAAVLAAMPAQAQQASSKLDEVLSRGHLILGTGSTNAPWHFKSAEDKLQGFDVDMGRIIAKALFGDPEKIEFVNQSSDARIPNITTGKVDITCQFMTVTGERAQQIAFTIPYYREGVGLMLKADGKYADYDGLKAAGSSVKISVLQNVYAEDMVHAALPEATVDQYESVDLIYQALESGRADAAATDQSSLAWYMTQNSGRYKDAGYGWNPQTYACGVRRGDQDWLNFVNTALHEAMTGVEFDFYAKSFKTWFGKDLTPPQIGFPIEYK from the coding sequence ATGATCAGCAAATTCACGGTCGCCGCGAGCTTCGTCGCCGCCGTGCTGGCGGCAATGCCGGCGCAAGCGCAACAGGCATCGAGCAAGCTCGACGAAGTTCTGAGCCGCGGCCATCTGATACTCGGTACCGGCAGCACAAACGCGCCGTGGCACTTCAAGAGCGCCGAAGACAAGCTCCAGGGTTTCGACGTCGACATGGGCCGTATCATCGCAAAGGCGCTGTTCGGCGATCCGGAGAAGATCGAGTTCGTCAACCAGTCGTCCGATGCCCGTATTCCGAACATCACCACCGGCAAGGTGGATATCACCTGCCAATTCATGACGGTTACCGGGGAACGCGCTCAGCAGATCGCCTTCACAATTCCCTATTACCGTGAAGGCGTCGGCCTAATGCTGAAGGCGGACGGCAAGTATGCCGATTATGACGGGCTGAAAGCTGCCGGCTCGTCGGTAAAGATTTCCGTGCTGCAGAACGTCTATGCCGAGGACATGGTCCATGCGGCCTTGCCGGAGGCGACGGTCGACCAGTACGAATCCGTCGACCTGATCTATCAGGCGCTCGAATCCGGACGCGCCGATGCCGCCGCCACCGACCAGTCCTCGCTCGCCTGGTACATGACCCAGAACTCCGGGCGCTACAAGGACGCAGGCTATGGCTGGAATCCGCAGACCTATGCTTGCGGCGTCCGGCGCGGTGATCAGGACTGGCTGAACTTCGTCAACACGGCGCTGCACGAAGCCATGACCGGTGTCGAATTCGATTTCTATGCCAAGTCGTTCAAGACCTGGTTCGGCAAGGACCTCACCCCGCCGCAGATCGGTTTCCCCATCGAGTACAAGTGA
- a CDS encoding amino acid ABC transporter permease, whose translation MTYSLNFAAVWRSFDLLLEGLALSLGLAFVAILAGCVIGLITAFGLVSRRALLRKPAGLYVTVIRNTPVLVLVLFSYFALPELGVRLGKIESFVATLAMYSGAYLAEVFRGGLIAIPPGQREAGLAIGLTEMQIRTSIIIPLMLRSVLPSLGSTMISLFKDTSLAAAIAVPELTFEARKINVETFRVIETWIVASCLYVATCSLLAALMRAAERRLAVPR comes from the coding sequence ATGACATATTCCTTGAACTTCGCGGCTGTGTGGCGCTCGTTCGACCTACTTCTCGAAGGCCTGGCGCTCAGCCTCGGCCTGGCATTTGTCGCGATCCTCGCCGGTTGCGTGATCGGGCTGATCACGGCTTTTGGGCTCGTTTCCAGGAGGGCGTTGCTGCGCAAGCCTGCCGGGCTCTACGTCACCGTGATCCGCAACACGCCGGTCCTTGTCCTCGTCCTCTTCAGCTATTTCGCGCTCCCAGAGCTCGGGGTCCGGCTCGGCAAGATCGAGAGCTTCGTGGCGACGCTTGCAATGTATTCGGGGGCCTATCTTGCCGAAGTGTTTCGCGGCGGTCTCATCGCCATACCGCCGGGACAGCGGGAGGCGGGGCTCGCGATCGGGCTTACGGAGATGCAGATCCGCACGTCGATCATCATTCCGCTGATGCTGCGCAGCGTCCTGCCGTCGCTCGGCAGTACGATGATCTCGCTTTTCAAGGATACCTCGCTCGCCGCCGCGATCGCCGTTCCGGAACTCACCTTCGAGGCACGCAAGATCAACGTCGAGACCTTCCGCGTCATCGAGACCTGGATCGTTGCGAGCTGCCTCTATGTCGCAACCTGTTCGCTGCTGGCCGCGCTGATGCGCGCCGCCGAGCGGCGTCTTGCAGTGCCGAGGTGA
- a CDS encoding amino acid ABC transporter permease, translating into MDFSFLDQLWLARIPLLKGLGVSVSISLLSIVLGTVLGVFVGLALVYGFRPVRWIVRGYTDFIRGTPVLVLVLASYYVLSTIGIDLGPFQAGVLALAVFCSSHVGELVRGALQSIPKGQTEAAKAIGLTFAQTFTYVLGPQALRQALPAWVNTAAEMVKASTLLSIIGVSELLLRTQEVISRTFMSLEFYFFAGFLYFVINYGIERFGRYVERKTAVPS; encoded by the coding sequence ATGGATTTCTCTTTTCTCGATCAGCTCTGGCTTGCCCGCATTCCGCTCCTAAAGGGGCTCGGCGTCTCCGTCTCGATATCGCTTCTCTCGATCGTCCTCGGCACCGTGCTGGGCGTTTTCGTCGGTCTGGCGCTCGTCTACGGATTTCGTCCCGTCAGGTGGATCGTGCGCGGTTACACCGATTTTATCCGCGGCACGCCGGTGCTCGTCCTGGTGCTCGCGAGCTACTACGTCCTGAGCACAATCGGCATCGATCTCGGGCCGTTCCAGGCCGGTGTTCTGGCGCTTGCCGTCTTCTGCAGCTCGCATGTAGGCGAACTGGTGCGCGGCGCGCTGCAATCGATCCCCAAGGGACAGACCGAAGCCGCCAAGGCGATCGGTTTGACCTTCGCGCAAACCTTCACCTATGTGCTCGGCCCGCAGGCGTTGCGGCAGGCACTTCCTGCCTGGGTCAACACTGCGGCCGAGATGGTCAAGGCATCGACGCTACTTTCGATCATCGGCGTGAGCGAGTTGCTGCTGCGGACGCAGGAGGTGATCTCCCGCACCTTCATGAGCCTCGAATTCTATTTCTTCGCGGGCTTTCTCTATTTCGTCATCAATTACGGCATCGAGCGCTTCGGCCGTTACGTCGAGCGCAAGACCGCCGTTCCATCGTGA
- a CDS encoding amino acid ABC transporter ATP-binding protein, with protein MTNLLEIRDLHKRYGTVEVLKGVDCSMRQGEVISIIGSSGSGKTTMLRCINMLEEFQGGTIAIDGQEIGYETAGGARRRKPEREIARQRALTGMAFQQFNLFPHMTAAANVMLGLVKVKKMSRDEAMVLAEKWLDRVGLLSRKDHYPGQLSGGQQQRVAIARAIAMNPKLMLFDEVTSALDPELVNEVLQVIKGLAEDGMSMLIVTHEMRFAYEVSSRVIFMNQGRIGEEGDPREMFLKPRTERLAEFLKTSTFN; from the coding sequence ATGACCAATCTTCTCGAAATCCGCGATCTTCACAAACGCTACGGCACGGTCGAGGTGCTGAAGGGGGTCGATTGCTCGATGCGCCAGGGGGAGGTGATCAGCATCATCGGCTCCAGCGGCTCCGGCAAGACGACGATGCTTCGCTGCATCAACATGCTGGAGGAGTTTCAGGGCGGCACGATCGCCATCGACGGCCAGGAGATCGGCTACGAGACTGCAGGAGGCGCTCGCCGGCGCAAGCCTGAGCGGGAGATCGCCCGCCAGCGCGCGCTGACCGGCATGGCCTTCCAGCAGTTCAACCTGTTTCCGCACATGACCGCCGCCGCCAATGTCATGCTCGGGCTCGTCAAGGTGAAAAAGATGAGCCGCGACGAGGCGATGGTGCTTGCCGAGAAATGGCTCGATCGGGTCGGCCTGCTCTCGCGCAAAGATCATTATCCGGGGCAGCTTTCCGGCGGCCAGCAGCAACGCGTGGCGATCGCCCGTGCCATCGCCATGAATCCGAAGCTCATGCTCTTTGACGAGGTCACTTCGGCGCTCGATCCGGAGCTCGTCAACGAGGTACTGCAGGTCATCAAGGGGCTCGCCGAGGATGGGATGAGCATGCTGATCGTCACCCACGAGATGCGCTTCGCCTACGAGGTCTCGTCCCGGGTGATCTTCATGAACCAGGGGCGCATCGGCGAGGAGGGGGATCCGCGCGAGATGTTCCTGAAACCGAGGACCGAACGCCTGGCGGAGTTTCTGAAGACCTCGACGTTCAACTGA
- a CDS encoding RidA family protein, whose product MTIKRYGTGETGAGKQHLPFARAVEANGWLYLSGQVAMEAGEIVGGGIVAESRKAIENMIAILHEAGYGLEDVVRVGVWLDDPRDFWTFNGVYAEYFGANPPARACVQSRMMVDCKVEVDCVAYKAK is encoded by the coding sequence GTGACGATCAAGCGTTATGGAACGGGCGAAACCGGTGCGGGCAAGCAGCACCTTCCATTTGCACGCGCCGTGGAGGCGAACGGGTGGCTCTATCTTTCCGGTCAGGTCGCCATGGAGGCGGGCGAGATCGTCGGCGGCGGGATCGTCGCGGAAAGCCGCAAGGCGATCGAGAACATGATCGCAATCCTGCACGAAGCCGGCTATGGGCTCGAAGATGTGGTGCGTGTCGGCGTCTGGCTCGACGACCCGCGTGACTTCTGGACCTTCAACGGCGTCTATGCGGAGTATTTCGGCGCCAACCCGCCGGCCCGCGCCTGCGTCCAGTCACGCATGATGGTCGACTGCAAGGTCGAAGTTGACTGCGTCGCCTACAAGGCTAAATGA
- a CDS encoding IclR family transcriptional regulator produces MRSILKDRNGSGKEGAVAEAEDTINRRARGLDRAFEILDFLRLQRQPLRPNEIAQGIGAPRSSIYELVNLLVRQGIIEYRGDDGRVFLGRKLYFLGAAYAEQFDLMRESEHLLARIAEETRETAQMCQLEGNKYAVVLMNEGSRPFRISTNIGEPVAIPWTASGRLLVDHMSDEEILAFIPQEDFVLPDGTRLEPSEFIAQVRNAKKEGYFTFNSIVDSFTHCFAVPVYDAEAICIATLCLVAPKEDGLRNRDAYLRVLIEGAGELSEKLGYRSDRKASARAAAGR; encoded by the coding sequence ATGAGGTCAATTCTCAAGGACCGGAACGGAAGCGGCAAGGAGGGCGCGGTGGCGGAGGCGGAAGACACGATCAATCGCAGGGCAAGGGGTCTCGACCGGGCCTTCGAGATCCTCGATTTCCTGCGTTTGCAGCGTCAACCCTTGCGCCCCAACGAAATCGCGCAAGGGATCGGCGCGCCGCGGTCGTCGATCTATGAGCTCGTCAACCTGCTCGTCCGCCAGGGGATCATCGAATATCGCGGCGATGACGGCCGCGTCTTTCTCGGGCGCAAGCTCTATTTCCTCGGCGCGGCCTATGCCGAACAGTTCGACCTGATGCGCGAAAGCGAGCATCTTCTGGCGCGCATCGCCGAGGAGACGCGCGAGACGGCGCAGATGTGCCAGCTCGAAGGCAACAAATATGCCGTCGTTCTGATGAACGAGGGGAGCCGTCCGTTCCGCATCTCCACCAATATCGGCGAGCCCGTCGCCATTCCGTGGACCGCGTCCGGCCGTCTCCTCGTCGATCACATGAGCGACGAGGAAATACTGGCATTCATACCGCAGGAGGATTTCGTCCTGCCGGATGGCACGCGTCTCGAGCCCTCCGAATTCATCGCCCAGGTCCGCAATGCCAAGAAGGAAGGCTATTTCACCTTCAACAGCATCGTCGACAGCTTCACCCATTGCTTCGCCGTGCCGGTCTACGACGCCGAAGCGATCTGCATCGCGACGCTCTGCCTCGTTGCCCCGAAAGAGGACGGTCTGCGCAATCGAGACGCCTATCTTCGCGTGCTGATCGAGGGAGCTGGCGAGCTTTCCGAGAAGCTTGGCTATCGCAGCGACCGGAAGGCTTCGGCACGGGCGGCTGCCGGCCGGTGA
- a CDS encoding ABC transporter ATP-binding protein, whose translation MSALEIRNVHKRYGEVETLKGIDIALEGGEFLVLLGSSGCGKSTLLNIIAGLAEPSSGDILIGERSVLGVHPKDRDIAMVFQSYALYPNLSVARNIGFGLEMRRVSPAERDKAVRDTARLLQIENLLDRKPSQLSGGQRQRVAIGRALVRNPQVFLFDEPLSNLDAKLRMEMRTELKRLHQMLRTTVVYVTHDQIEAMTLASRIAVMRDGRIEQLATPEEVYDRPATLYVAGFVGSPPMNILDAEMTASGLKLEGCEEVLPLPAAFNGAASAGRRVKVGIRPEALRLAAGSEGQRLTAHVEVVELTGPELVTTATVGSQRITACLPPRTAVGMGSAQAFTFDETALHLFDPESGRSLRME comes from the coding sequence ATGAGCGCTCTCGAAATCCGCAACGTCCACAAGCGCTACGGCGAAGTGGAAACGCTGAAGGGAATCGACATCGCGCTCGAAGGCGGCGAGTTCCTCGTGCTGCTCGGTTCTTCCGGCTGCGGCAAGTCCACGCTGCTCAACATCATTGCCGGGCTTGCCGAACCGAGCAGCGGCGACATCCTGATCGGCGAGCGTTCGGTCCTGGGGGTCCATCCCAAGGACCGCGACATCGCGATGGTGTTTCAGTCCTATGCGCTCTATCCGAACCTGAGCGTCGCCCGAAACATCGGCTTCGGCCTCGAAATGCGCCGGGTGTCGCCGGCGGAGCGCGACAAGGCGGTGCGCGATACCGCAAGGCTGCTGCAGATCGAGAACCTGCTCGACCGGAAGCCGAGCCAGCTTTCCGGCGGCCAGCGTCAGCGCGTCGCGATCGGCAGGGCCCTGGTGCGCAACCCCCAGGTGTTCCTCTTCGACGAGCCGCTGTCGAACCTCGACGCCAAGCTCCGGATGGAAATGCGCACCGAACTCAAACGCCTGCACCAGATGCTGAGAACGACGGTCGTCTATGTGACCCATGACCAGATCGAGGCGATGACGCTCGCAAGCCGCATCGCCGTGATGCGCGACGGCCGCATCGAGCAGCTCGCCACGCCGGAAGAGGTCTACGATCGCCCCGCGACGCTCTATGTCGCCGGCTTCGTCGGCTCGCCGCCGATGAACATTCTCGATGCCGAGATGACCGCAAGCGGCCTGAAGCTCGAGGGCTGCGAGGAGGTGCTTCCCCTGCCGGCAGCCTTCAACGGGGCCGCCTCGGCGGGACGGCGCGTGAAGGTCGGCATTCGGCCGGAGGCATTGCGGCTCGCAGCCGGGTCAGAGGGCCAGCGATTGACTGCGCATGTCGAGGTGGTGGAACTCACAGGGCCGGAACTCGTGACCACGGCCACGGTCGGCAGCCAGCGCATCACTGCCTGCCTGCCGCCGCGCACGGCAGTTGGAATGGGATCGGCTCAAGCCTTCACCTTCGACGAGACGGCCCTGCATCTGTTCGATCCGGAAAGCGGCCGCTCGCTTAGAATGGAATAG
- a CDS encoding PfkB family carbohydrate kinase, which produces MTMRPLAAIGNVNVDLILGPAEPWPKPGTEAIVDHDELRVGGCAGNNALAWDSLGVDYVIAANVGNDQFGTWLKEAFGERSRNWPVEAAGTTLSVGITHPDGERTFFTTRGHLPLFSFPEVHSMLDGNRLRGGYALLSGSFLTDALTLAYDALFDWADAYEIAVALDTGWPLDGWTETNRLRTLGWLKRCHCALFNEVETTTLTGLSDPAEAALSLKDEMPADAIVVVKRGPHGALAIDRDGGTFSVPAPQVQVVDTIGAGDVFNAGFLAALAAEMPLEACLKTGVMIASEAISTLPRRYGKPLSAFLEESRR; this is translated from the coding sequence ATGACGATGCGTCCGCTCGCAGCCATCGGCAACGTCAACGTCGATCTCATACTCGGCCCGGCCGAACCCTGGCCGAAACCCGGCACCGAGGCCATCGTCGACCATGACGAACTGCGCGTCGGCGGCTGCGCCGGCAACAACGCTCTTGCCTGGGATTCGCTCGGCGTGGACTATGTGATTGCCGCCAATGTTGGCAACGATCAGTTCGGCACCTGGCTGAAGGAGGCTTTCGGGGAGCGTTCCCGTAACTGGCCGGTGGAAGCGGCCGGCACGACGCTTTCGGTGGGCATCACCCACCCGGATGGCGAACGCACCTTCTTCACCACGCGCGGCCATCTGCCGCTGTTCAGCTTCCCGGAAGTGCACTCGATGCTCGACGGCAACCGACTTCGAGGCGGCTATGCGCTGCTTTCCGGTTCCTTCCTGACCGATGCCCTTACCCTTGCCTATGACGCGCTTTTCGACTGGGCGGACGCCTACGAGATCGCCGTGGCACTCGACACCGGGTGGCCGCTCGATGGCTGGACGGAGACCAACAGGCTCAGGACGCTCGGCTGGCTGAAACGCTGTCATTGCGCCCTTTTCAACGAGGTAGAGACGACCACGCTGACGGGTCTGTCCGATCCGGCAGAAGCCGCGCTGAGTCTGAAGGACGAAATGCCTGCCGATGCCATCGTCGTCGTCAAGCGCGGGCCCCATGGAGCGCTCGCCATCGATCGGGACGGCGGAACTTTTTCCGTGCCGGCGCCGCAGGTTCAGGTCGTCGACACGATCGGTGCAGGCGACGTCTTCAATGCGGGCTTCCTGGCGGCACTCGCCGCCGAAATGCCGCTCGAAGCCTGCCTCAAGACCGGGGTCATGATCGCCTCGGAGGCGATCTCCACCCTTCCGCGCCGCTACGGCAAGCCCCTTTCGGCCTTCCTCGAGGAATCCAGGCGATGA
- a CDS encoding SIS domain-containing protein, whose product MTMSISKDRPAGLIAIDREMARQHADAIASYEGATATAQRIAASLKSTGRLLLLGMGGSHAVGRAVEPLYRALGIEAVAVPLSEQLGEPLSIEGKTILVTSQSGESAEVLRWFRETDGGTSETFGLTLEEDAFLAKAVPSLVGSGGRERAFAATRSLTVTFALHLAVLAALGADSADALRALRDPEAPVIDGALAALADVGAIVTSGRKLQGLAEAIALGLTELSRLPCFSLEGGQLRHGPMEMLGASVGVVLFRAADPTAKLVGAMATSAAEARSPVIVFDASDEPAAAGATTIRFKPAAGMAAILAMLPVAQSLMIAFADARVENAGTPVRSTKVTRSE is encoded by the coding sequence ATGACCATGAGCATATCGAAGGACCGCCCGGCGGGGCTCATTGCAATCGACCGGGAGATGGCGCGCCAGCATGCCGACGCGATCGCTTCCTACGAGGGAGCGACGGCCACGGCGCAGCGGATCGCCGCATCGCTGAAGTCGACGGGCCGGCTTCTGCTTCTCGGCATGGGCGGCTCGCACGCCGTCGGCCGCGCCGTCGAACCGCTCTATCGCGCCCTTGGCATCGAGGCGGTCGCCGTGCCGCTTTCCGAACAACTCGGTGAGCCGCTTTCGATCGAAGGCAAGACCATCCTCGTCACTTCGCAATCAGGCGAAAGCGCGGAAGTGCTGCGCTGGTTCCGCGAAACGGACGGCGGTACAAGCGAGACATTCGGGCTGACGCTCGAGGAAGACGCATTCCTGGCCAAGGCCGTGCCTTCGCTCGTCGGATCAGGCGGGAGGGAGCGGGCATTTGCGGCCACGCGCAGCCTGACGGTCACCTTTGCGCTGCACCTGGCGGTCCTCGCCGCCCTCGGCGCCGACTCGGCCGACGCACTTCGCGCCCTCAGGGATCCCGAAGCGCCGGTAATCGATGGGGCACTTGCAGCTCTCGCCGATGTCGGCGCGATCGTCACCTCCGGCCGCAAACTGCAGGGTCTCGCCGAAGCGATCGCCCTTGGGCTTACGGAACTCTCCCGTCTTCCCTGCTTTTCGCTAGAGGGCGGGCAGTTGCGCCACGGCCCAATGGAAATGCTGGGGGCTTCTGTCGGCGTCGTCCTGTTCCGCGCCGCCGATCCGACCGCCAAGCTCGTCGGAGCCATGGCAACCTCCGCAGCCGAAGCCCGCTCGCCGGTTATCGTCTTCGACGCATCGGACGAGCCTGCGGCCGCGGGTGCCACGACGATCCGCTTCAAGCCGGCGGCGGGCATGGCCGCGATCCTCGCTATGCTTCCGGTCGCGCAATCCCTGATGATCGCCTTTGCCGACGCCCGCGTCGAAAACGCCGGCACGCCGGTGCGATCCACCAAGGTCACCCGGAGCGAATGA
- a CDS encoding carbohydrate ABC transporter permease has product MERQSPLFSVFIHASALLLAVVILAPVAWLLIMSISPAADLSAKPLAWWPSDIDLSRYRTLLSAIENSAGAAFIASLLNSIKVAGMATLAAVVVAVPAAWAVSRTPAVAWSLYAVIATYMLPPVALAVPLYMGLAYFGLLNSVFGLALVYLTILAPFTTWLLKSGFDSIPREIESAAMIDGARLDQILRILTLPLAAPVMATSALFAFLLAWDEFFYALLFTSDQRAKTLTVAIADLAGGRVSDYGLIATAGVLAALPPVLIGLIMQRALISGLTSGGVKG; this is encoded by the coding sequence ATGGAACGCCAAAGCCCCCTCTTCTCCGTCTTCATCCATGCGAGTGCCCTGCTTCTCGCCGTCGTCATCCTCGCGCCTGTCGCCTGGCTGTTGATCATGAGCATTTCGCCTGCCGCGGACCTCAGTGCCAAGCCGCTTGCCTGGTGGCCGAGCGACATCGACCTCTCGCGGTACCGGACCCTTTTGTCGGCTATCGAGAACAGTGCCGGTGCGGCCTTCATCGCCTCGCTCCTGAACAGCATCAAAGTCGCCGGAATGGCGACGCTTGCCGCTGTGGTGGTCGCCGTTCCGGCCGCCTGGGCCGTGTCGCGCACGCCGGCCGTCGCCTGGTCGCTCTACGCGGTAATCGCCACCTATATGCTGCCGCCTGTCGCCCTGGCCGTGCCACTCTATATGGGTCTTGCCTATTTCGGCCTGCTCAATTCCGTCTTCGGCCTGGCGCTCGTCTATCTCACCATTCTCGCCCCTTTCACGACCTGGCTCCTGAAATCGGGCTTCGATTCGATACCGCGGGAGATCGAGAGCGCGGCGATGATCGACGGCGCGCGGCTGGACCAGATCCTGAGGATACTGACGCTGCCGCTTGCCGCCCCTGTCATGGCAACCTCGGCGCTCTTCGCCTTCCTGCTCGCCTGGGACGAATTCTTCTACGCGCTGCTCTTCACCTCCGACCAGCGCGCCAAGACCCTCACGGTCGCCATCGCCGACCTCGCCGGCGGCCGTGTTTCCGACTACGGACTGATCGCAACCGCCGGGGTCCTTGCCGCCCTGCCCCCGGTGCTGATCGGCCTTATCATGCAGAGAGCCCTGATTTCCGGGCTCACCAGCGGCGGCGTCAAGGGATGA
- a CDS encoding carbohydrate ABC transporter permease: MTGTWISTRAWLLMLPLLVVMTAVIGWPLVDTVRLSFTDAKLVGTEGGFVGTANYIKMLGGSNFQRALVTTTWFAVISVAAEMVLGVLAALLLNQQFRGRAALRALMILPWALPTVVNATLWRLIYNPEYGALNAALTQLGLLDSYRSWLGEPGTALAALIVADCWKNFPLVALIALAALQAVPRDITAASLVDGAGPFNRFRFVIMPYLAGPLLVALVLRTIEAFKVFDIIWVMTRGGPANSTRTLSILVYQEAFSFQRAGSGASLALIVTLLVTILAAAYAALLRKAAGAS, translated from the coding sequence ATGACCGGCACCTGGATTTCGACCCGCGCGTGGCTTCTGATGTTGCCGCTCCTCGTGGTGATGACCGCCGTCATCGGCTGGCCGCTGGTCGACACCGTTCGGCTCTCCTTCACCGATGCGAAGCTCGTCGGCACCGAGGGCGGTTTCGTGGGAACGGCCAACTACATCAAGATGCTGGGCGGATCGAATTTTCAGAGGGCACTTGTCACCACGACCTGGTTCGCAGTCATTTCGGTTGCCGCCGAAATGGTGCTCGGGGTCCTTGCCGCGCTCCTTCTCAACCAGCAATTCCGCGGGCGAGCGGCGCTTCGTGCATTGATGATCCTGCCGTGGGCGCTGCCGACGGTGGTCAACGCGACGCTCTGGCGCCTCATCTACAATCCGGAATACGGCGCGCTCAATGCCGCGCTGACGCAGCTTGGCCTCCTTGACAGCTATCGCTCCTGGCTCGGCGAGCCGGGAACGGCGCTTGCCGCGCTGATCGTCGCGGATTGCTGGAAGAACTTCCCGCTGGTGGCGCTGATCGCACTCGCCGCGCTCCAGGCCGTGCCGCGCGACATCACTGCTGCATCGCTCGTCGATGGGGCCGGTCCGTTCAACCGTTTCCGCTTCGTCATTATGCCCTATCTCGCCGGCCCGCTGCTGGTGGCGCTGGTACTGCGTACCATCGAAGCATTCAAGGTCTTCGACATCATCTGGGTGATGACGCGCGGCGGACCGGCGAACAGCACGCGCACGCTCTCGATCCTCGTCTATCAGGAAGCGTTTTCCTTCCAGCGAGCTGGTTCCGGCGCGTCGCTGGCACTCATCGTCACCCTGCTCGTGACAATTCTTGCCGCCGCATACGCGGCGCTCCTCCGAAAGGCCGCCGGAGCTTCGTGA
- a CDS encoding extracellular solute-binding protein — MLKSTRNALIGATLIGAGFTGHAQAETTLNALFMAQAAYSEADVRAMTDAFAKANPDIKVNLEFVPYEGLHDKTVLAQGSGGGYDVVLFDVIWPAEYAANNVLLDVTDRVTDEMNKGVLPGAWTTVEYDGKRYGMPWILDTKYLFYNKEILEKAGIKQPPKTWEELAEQAKAIKDKGLLESPIAWSWSQAEAAICDYTTLVSAYGGKFLDGGKPAFTTGGGLDALNYMVTSYTSGLTNPNSKEFLEEDVRKVFQNGEAAFALNWTYMYNLANDPKESKVAGKVGVVPAPGAAGKSEVSAVNGSMGLGITATSKHPEEAWKYIVHMTSQETQNAYAKLSLPIWASSYEDPNVTKGQEELIAAAKRGLAAMYPRPTTPKYQELSTALQQAIQEALLGQSSAEDALKSAAENSGL, encoded by the coding sequence ATGTTGAAATCCACCCGCAACGCTTTGATCGGCGCGACGCTCATCGGGGCCGGCTTCACCGGTCATGCTCAGGCTGAAACGACGCTGAATGCGCTGTTCATGGCGCAGGCCGCCTATAGCGAGGCCGATGTCCGCGCTATGACGGATGCTTTCGCCAAGGCCAACCCGGACATCAAGGTCAATCTCGAATTCGTTCCCTATGAGGGACTGCACGACAAGACGGTGCTCGCCCAGGGTTCCGGCGGCGGCTATGACGTCGTCCTCTTCGACGTGATCTGGCCTGCCGAATACGCGGCCAACAACGTTCTCCTAGACGTGACCGACCGCGTCACGGACGAGATGAACAAAGGCGTCCTGCCGGGAGCATGGACGACCGTGGAATATGACGGCAAACGTTACGGAATGCCGTGGATCCTCGACACGAAGTATCTCTTCTACAACAAGGAAATCCTTGAGAAAGCCGGTATCAAGCAACCGCCGAAGACCTGGGAGGAACTTGCCGAGCAGGCCAAGGCGATCAAGGACAAGGGGTTGCTCGAAAGCCCGATCGCCTGGAGCTGGTCTCAGGCGGAAGCGGCGATCTGCGACTACACGACGCTGGTCAGCGCCTATGGCGGCAAATTCCTCGACGGCGGCAAGCCGGCCTTCACGACCGGCGGCGGGCTCGATGCGCTGAACTACATGGTGACGAGCTACACGTCGGGGCTCACCAACCCGAACTCGAAGGAATTCCTCGAAGAGGATGTACGGAAGGTTTTCCAGAACGGCGAAGCCGCCTTCGCGCTCAACTGGACCTACATGTACAATCTCGCCAACGATCCCAAGGAGAGCAAGGTGGCCGGCAAGGTCGGCGTCGTTCCGGCTCCGGGCGCTGCCGGCAAGAGCGAGGTTTCGGCCGTCAACGGCTCCATGGGGCTCGGCATCACCGCGACCAGCAAGCACCCTGAAGAGGCCTGGAAATATATCGTCCATATGACCTCGCAGGAGACGCAGAACGCCTATGCCAAGCTGAGCCTCCCGATCTGGGCCTCTTCCTATGAGGACCCGAATGTGACGAAGGGCCAGGAGGAGCTGATCGCCGCCGCCAAGCGTGGACTTGCCGCCATGTATCCGCGCCCGACGACGCCGAAATATCAGGAGCTTTCGACCGCCCTGCAGCAGGCGATCCAGGAAGCACTGCTCGGCCAGTCTTCTGCGGAAGATGCCTTGAAGAGTGCCGCCGAGAATAGCGGTCTCTAA